A stretch of the Dioscorea cayenensis subsp. rotundata cultivar TDr96_F1 chromosome 4, TDr96_F1_v2_PseudoChromosome.rev07_lg8_w22 25.fasta, whole genome shotgun sequence genome encodes the following:
- the LOC120258341 gene encoding uncharacterized protein LOC120258341, whose product MAQRRAAAGRPSGTDGSDFSYRMVVDPRYTKVAEGKSRLRILIAAQGVSLVLASLLVFLAASQERSFDNFAIITISIGFISLLIGEIGQRRSHVNLLRLYVSASSIATALSVACIIRSNLFFEVIQHQSIAGAKTYELVEAARILFGILLQVFVIITTISLVHNMSPKRAS is encoded by the exons ATGGCGCAGCGGAGGGCGGCGGCGGGGCGGCCGTCCGGAACCGACGGCTCCGACTTCTCCTACCGCATGGTCGTCGACCCCA GGTATACCAAGGTGGCCGAAGGAAAGTCTCGTCTCCGGATCCTGATCGCTGCCCAG GGTGTCAGTTTGGTGTTGGCCTCTTTATTGGTGTTTTTGGCTGCGTCACAAGAAAGGAGCTTTGATAATTTTGCTATTATAACAATTTCAATTGGATTCATATCTCTTTTAATTGGAGAAATAG GTCAAAGGCGTAGCCATGTGAATTTGTTGAGGTTGTATGTCAGTGCATCATCTATTGCAACTGCACTTTCAGTTGCCTGTATCATTCGGAGCAACTTGTTCTTTGAG GTTATTCAGCATCAGAGCATAGCAGGTGCCAAAACATATGAGCTGGTTGAGGCTGCTCGCATTTTATTTG GTATTTTGCTGCAAGTTTTTGTGATTATCACAACTATCAGCCTGGTGCACAACATGTCACCAAAAAGAGCTTCCTGA